In uncultured Methanobrevibacter sp., one DNA window encodes the following:
- a CDS encoding C1 family peptidase, translating into MKIIKSSIIFLFLLIMTAGIVCAEDANQTVQDTLELTDTQDVLSNASEKSYDDLSNEIKESGDSITLESDYKFKETDKIKHIEFKKDYTINGNNHVIDADGKTVMFKVSKGTLTLKNLILKNTKDTAIELTGATLITENVTFMNTNASDYGGAVYCSGKSSYYSTNDKFIDNSAPESGSAIFGKDSNIIIENSTFTNKNPIKWSLIYGSNCNIDISNSVFANTTSRYATAIYNTFKTTIKKSKFINLAATATAGAVAVKGGEPNKYAYLTIDNCEFINVSAAKNAGAVFVDIYGDGGLAKGGLVEILNTLFDKNSAEFGGAILNLGGSLDIFNTTFTNNVAKENGGAVYTSNATVNINNSTFTNNKANENDGYGGAILLDYETATIGECTFTNNVASKGGAIYSYTTLYKIMNSQFKNNSKDDIYTRIDDEGSNITNCGEYTGTINNRDYNYTIRYNGERIILNPQPIKGSAKDKYFNLNDLGLVTPVKDQGSMGSCWAFGAAGAFESSFLIATGKEIDISENNIQNFGLRYSPYGMMTDVEEGDLYMSTSYFVSWFGAVNTSDDTYDELGKISSISYNPGDAYRTVNAVYINIQNKNAIKQYLTKYGAMNLFVYGASSNDPSYSPKYKSIYNSKYNGNHYVTLVGWDDNFSKNKFSTKAPGNGAWICKNSWGTEWGDGGYFYISYYDKSLKAPAGGFTFDNVELYEKLYQNEVNGANKYYYDSDTYGQLFTSQNGDIIAAVGTYFEKAKSPYTIKIFLNNRPVYTQSGKSTHAGYETIKLNKYIAVDPNSTFEIRIQSTSMPYVENMRTPTINGTNYMIENGKIIDLGAKNVIAPVKAYTYHSKNITKDVVKYLDNNETIFTVYNVFEADTIQASFNNKNYTIQITNGTGNVSLGVLATGDYLVTITYLNQTFSSAVIVKTTLFTNDEKSMTIAYNAKSPTFGVQFLDSNGKPLNNTNVTFKFDNKSYTQETDAKGIYEYPINPKSKIGKHYIDYVNPVTGEKLRVTINIVSRFVGNKNVNMYYYDGHTYKVRVRDDNGQFVGKNQIVTIKIGKKTYKVKTNKNGYATLKIPSKITPGKYTIKATYKGQTVKNKLTVKQVLKTKKTVTVKKSAKKLVLSATLKKGKTAIKSKIVKFKVNGKTYKGKTNKKGIAKVTIKKAAINKLKVKKYTIKVSYLYDAVKSTLKVRR; encoded by the coding sequence TTGAAAATCATAAAATCAAGCATAATCTTTCTATTTTTATTGATAATGACTGCAGGAATCGTCTGCGCTGAAGATGCAAATCAGACAGTGCAGGATACATTGGAACTGACTGACACACAGGATGTCCTTTCCAATGCTTCCGAAAAATCATATGACGATTTATCCAATGAAATAAAGGAATCAGGCGATTCAATAACTTTAGAAAGTGATTACAAATTTAAAGAAACTGACAAAATAAAACATATTGAATTTAAAAAAGATTATACAATAAATGGAAACAATCACGTGATTGATGCCGACGGCAAAACAGTCATGTTTAAAGTGTCAAAAGGCACATTAACTTTGAAAAATCTTATTTTAAAAAATACCAAGGATACTGCAATTGAATTGACAGGTGCCACACTGATTACTGAAAACGTGACATTCATGAACACAAATGCCTCAGATTACGGAGGCGCAGTATACTGTAGTGGTAAAAGTTCCTATTACAGTACCAACGACAAATTTATAGATAACTCAGCACCAGAATCCGGATCTGCAATATTTGGAAAGGATTCTAACATTATTATAGAAAACTCAACATTTACAAATAAAAATCCAATAAAATGGAGTTTGATTTATGGAAGCAATTGTAACATAGATATTTCAAACAGTGTTTTTGCAAACACAACCTCAAGATATGCAACCGCAATATACAACACATTCAAAACAACAATCAAAAAATCAAAATTCATTAATTTGGCCGCCACTGCAACTGCAGGAGCTGTTGCAGTCAAAGGTGGAGAACCAAACAAATATGCCTATTTAACTATCGATAACTGTGAATTTATAAATGTCAGCGCTGCCAAAAATGCTGGGGCAGTCTTTGTAGATATTTACGGTGATGGAGGACTTGCCAAAGGAGGATTAGTTGAAATCCTAAACACATTGTTTGATAAAAACTCAGCAGAGTTTGGAGGGGCAATACTCAATTTAGGAGGATCACTCGACATATTCAACACCACATTCACAAATAATGTCGCAAAAGAAAATGGAGGAGCAGTGTATACTTCAAATGCAACCGTGAACATAAACAACTCCACATTTACAAACAACAAAGCAAATGAAAATGACGGATATGGTGGTGCAATACTCCTAGACTATGAAACCGCAACCATTGGAGAATGTACTTTCACAAACAATGTTGCAAGCAAAGGTGGAGCGATTTACAGCTACACCACATTATACAAAATCATGAATTCTCAGTTTAAAAACAACAGCAAAGATGACATATACACTAGAATCGATGATGAAGGTTCCAATATAACAAACTGCGGAGAATACACAGGCACAATAAATAACAGAGACTACAACTATACCATCAGATACAACGGGGAAAGAATCATATTGAATCCTCAGCCTATCAAAGGTTCTGCAAAAGATAAATACTTCAATTTAAATGATTTAGGATTGGTAACCCCTGTTAAGGACCAAGGTTCAATGGGTTCATGCTGGGCATTCGGAGCAGCAGGCGCATTTGAATCATCATTCCTAATTGCAACCGGAAAGGAAATAGACATTTCCGAAAACAATATTCAAAACTTCGGATTGCGTTATTCCCCATATGGAATGATGACAGATGTTGAAGAGGGAGATTTATACATGTCCACATCATACTTTGTAAGCTGGTTTGGAGCAGTCAATACATCCGATGACACATACGACGAACTTGGGAAAATTTCCTCAATATCATATAATCCTGGTGATGCATACCGTACAGTAAACGCAGTCTACATAAACATACAGAATAAGAATGCCATTAAGCAATATCTGACTAAATACGGTGCAATGAACCTGTTCGTATATGGTGCAAGTTCAAATGACCCATCATACAGTCCAAAGTACAAATCTATATACAACTCCAAATACAATGGAAACCACTACGTCACATTAGTCGGATGGGACGATAACTTCTCAAAAAACAAATTTTCAACTAAAGCTCCAGGCAACGGAGCATGGATTTGTAAAAACAGTTGGGGAACTGAATGGGGAGATGGAGGATACTTCTACATTTCATACTACGACAAGTCATTGAAAGCACCTGCAGGAGGATTTACATTCGATAATGTTGAACTCTATGAAAAACTCTACCAGAATGAAGTGAACGGAGCTAACAAATACTATTACGATAGCGATACCTACGGACAGTTATTTACAAGTCAAAACGGAGACATAATTGCTGCTGTTGGAACATATTTTGAAAAAGCCAAAAGCCCATATACCATTAAAATATTCCTAAATAACCGTCCGGTTTATACCCAAAGTGGAAAATCAACCCACGCAGGATATGAAACAATCAAATTGAACAAATACATTGCAGTAGACCCGAATTCCACCTTTGAAATCAGAATTCAATCCACTTCAATGCCATATGTTGAAAACATGAGAACACCTACTATAAATGGTACAAATTATATGATTGAAAACGGCAAAATTATCGATCTTGGAGCTAAAAACGTAATTGCTCCCGTTAAAGCATACACTTACCACAGCAAGAATATTACCAAAGACGTTGTGAAATATTTAGATAATAATGAAACCATATTTACAGTTTACAACGTTTTTGAAGCAGACACAATACAAGCCAGTTTCAATAATAAAAATTACACAATACAAATAACCAATGGAACCGGTAACGTATCACTGGGAGTTTTAGCAACCGGCGATTACCTTGTAACCATAACATACCTGAATCAAACATTCTCAAGTGCCGTAATAGTAAAAACAACCCTTTTCACCAATGATGAAAAAAGCATGACCATAGCATACAACGCAAAATCACCTACATTCGGAGTACAGTTCCTTGACTCCAATGGAAAACCTCTAAATAATACTAACGTGACCTTCAAATTTGACAATAAATCATATACCCAGGAAACAGATGCAAAAGGTATATATGAATACCCTATCAATCCAAAAAGCAAAATCGGAAAACACTACATTGACTATGTAAATCCAGTAACCGGTGAAAAATTAAGGGTAACCATAAATATAGTATCCAGATTCGTTGGAAATAAAAATGTAAACATGTACTACTATGACGGACACACATACAAGGTACGTGTAAGAGATGACAACGGACAATTTGTGGGCAAAAACCAAATCGTAACCATTAAAATCGGCAAAAAAACATATAAGGTAAAAACCAATAAAAATGGATATGCAACCTTGAAAATACCTTCCAAAATCACTCCTGGCAAATATACCATAAAAGCTACCTACAAAGGTCAAACTGTTAAAAACAAATTAACAGTAAAACAGGTATTAAAAACCAAAAAGACTGTAACTGTTAAAAAATCAGCTAAAAAACTTGTATTGAGTGCTACCCTTAAGAAAGGAAAAACCGCAATTAAAAGTAAAATTGTGAAATTCAAGGTTAATGGTAAAACCTACAAAGGAAAAACCAACAAAAAGGGAATTGCTAAAGTAACCATCAAAAAAGCGGCTATCAATAAATTGAAAGTCAAAAAATACACCATCAAAGTAAGTTACTTATATGATGCCGTAAAATCAACACTTAAAGTTAGACGTTAG